The sequence below is a genomic window from Gadus morhua chromosome 12, gadMor3.0, whole genome shotgun sequence.
ATGGTAACATATACCTAAAatagtatgcacacacacacgcgcacgcacacacacacacacacaggtgaaggtggttgggttaccACTGACCCACAGGAATCACTTCCATCCATATAATGATGCAAAACTCTTGACATGTATGCAAGGATCCTCTAGACACAGCATCAGAAAGGCTGACTACTGCAGGCCAGAGCCTCTAGATTGAAGAATATTTGTAAAAAAGCAACAAGTAACCGAGGGCGAAGGGTCAAAGATGTCgcaatttaaaaatataaaGGGAAAGATTCATTGTCGAATCCAGGTTTTCAAATCCAGGTTTAGGTGTAATAACAAATAAGCTATTAAATTATCTATTAATTGATTGggagaaaaataataaatacaattttttttgtttttcatttttgatTTGTTAATTAATGTATCATGACAATGTTCTAATACAATGTTTTTGACCATGCAATGGGTATCGGTTTagttaacaaaaaacaaaatctaaACAAAATATTAATCTGTGATTgttaaatacacatacacagacttaTCTCTGATGGCTCTGGATCCAAAGAGTCTGAGCAGGTTTTAAGGTAAGTAGCAAGGGGTACTTAAAAGGACAGTTATATGTTGAGATTCATAATGAGTATGAACAACAACAGAGatacaagcagacacacacacactgagattaATAAGTGAACATCCAACTTTAACCAACCTGACATAAGATGAGGTTTCTTTAGATACTAGCGCTAACTGTGACCTCCAGTCACGGGTGGGTTCTTATGTACTTAATGTTCAGATGGGGCTGATGGAGACACAGGCCAACATCCTGACTCCCCAACCTGCGAAGATCAACCCAAATGAAGGGACACCGCTCCCCCATTCACCAACACATTCCATCTGGTCTCATTTTAGATGCGTAACCACAGACCGGGGCCATCTTGAGAATAACGCAGGCAGATTTAGCACTTGGTTCAAAGTGCTACACGGCTGACATGTACTTCTTGGGGCTGGGGTTAGAATTACAAAGGTGGGGTTTTAAAGATCTGCTGCGAGCTAGAAGTGACACCTGGGTCATGAGTGTGAGTTTTCGTGCCCACGTGTGTGCTTGATGGAGGTGTGAGTGCTGGAGTGACCGAGGGTGAACCTTGTGTGTCTTTTCATCTCCTTTCCCAGGAAAGGTATTTGAAGTTTGACGCAGTTCCTCTGATCTCACATGTGGTTCGTATTTGAGGAGAAAATGCCTGCAAGATCTACAGGCAGCTCTCGAATGGATGTAAACATGTACAGTCTCACCATTTATCTCAGGTCATTTGGATTTATTTTAAAGGCATTCTCTGTTGCAGGGGCATGGTTTTGTTACATTTTACAAGCTGGAGTGTAGGtatagtttttgtgtgtgtgtgtgtgcgtacgtggtTCTCCGCAAAAAAACAGTTAACGTTTGTGTGACAATCTCCATTAGGAAAGTTGTTAACGCTTAACTACGCCAATTAACACAACGATGACAAAGATGGCTTCAAGTAAATTTGATCATGTACagtaatctctctctcactggctctctctctctctctctcatttgtgAAGTGTAGTAAAGTCTCCCACAGATCATGGCAAACCTGTCCATTACACAACAGCGTGGGGTGGCATTTCGCCCTGCCATTGCTAACTGGCACCAGGCTTTTGGGGGGGGAAAAGCACCTCTGCTGCAGATTGTAGCAGATTTTGACAAGATGTTTGACGCTCTTTTAATCTCACTACTGACTACTTTCTGCATTTGGTCAAATCCAATTCAAGTGTAGCCtactctgtttgtttgttttgatcgGTTGTGGTTGCTTTTTTGCGAGGAATGTTTATTCTaagaaatgtttttattttaggaAGACCAGAATCAAAAATGCAATCAAATCTATAATAACATGAAGcaagtgtgtatatttataagcgttctgtgtttgtctgtctgtctgtgtcaatACTAAATTAACTAACCCTCAAACTGAGGATAAACAATAGCAAAAGCATGAGAACTGCCGAGTTGTGTCTATTGTGGTAATTCTCAATCTAGACTAGAGACACTTACATTTGATCTTCATAGGAGAAAATAAATACTTAAAATGCTAGATTCTTTCCCCTGTCTAAAGTAATAGCAAATCTCAACAAAGCTTGGGAGTTGAAGACATATGCTATATATCTTCTCCTTTTCATTAATATATCAGGTTATTGATGACTAACTTTAACTAACTATAATTAATTAACTTTAGAATAAACATACAAAGTTAGCACATTTTCTGCTTACGGTTTATTATCACCGTTCTCAGTAATAACATGCGAAAGGACCAGTGTACACAACTTTTATTGACCTACAATTTAAAACCAAAACCCATGAAGCCCCTTGACAACCCCAGTGTTTAAAAGATGTCTGGTCTACCCTagcaacaaataaacacaccaaCCAAACTCAAACATGGGAACACTTTTCTTAATTAGGAATGTGTTGATTCCAAGTAGAAACTTGCTGAAAAGGAACGTCCTGGTGATTAAGATGACAAGTTACCCAATAAAAACATAGATCTGCACATATTGGTGTGCATTGGTGTTTCCATAACCTACCATCCCTATTAGAGTTTGGGGGTATTTTACTGAGGCATGCTTCCCGGTTGGCTAACTGACTTGCTATAATGCACCCTATCGGAGCAATTGAGGTATGGAAAGCTGGGCGGTGGTGGGAATTAACCCAGAATCCCTGTTTAACCTCTGGTTTATGTACTTTATGCCCGGTATCCTAACAACGATCTGGTGCATACCTACCTGTTATATCTTAACATATGCACTGAACGATAACCTTAGAAGGATATTGTGCCAGGCATGTTATCAATCTGATAACATAATTTTGTATCTAAGATACACCTACAAATCTTATTTTTTCTATAACATACAGTAACAAACCTCCGGTAAAAAATATCCCATTTTAAGACGAAAACAAAAGTAGATCTGATAAAATACAGAGACGGTAAAACACAGGAGCATATTACTGCCCTGGGGcctggggaaagagagggagatggaggggtttCTGCTCTGCTGCAAACAATATAACAGTATGAATAATGAGTTCCCTCTGTGTTGGGGCCTTAGcaaaaataatgaaaacaacCTGTTTTAGATTaggcccctctctcccctcttacACTCACATGGGATCACAACAACACAGGGGAGCTCAATTACTTTAGGTTATATGCTGCTGCCCACAGCTATTATTATAGGTGTGTAGGTTTACAGCAAAAGTTGTGAATGACGGAGAGCGAAACCTTTGATAGTGAAAAAGAACTCGCATAGATTCTAGATTAGTGACCTGCTCCTCGTCTCCGGCAAATACTCAACCCATAATTACTTTTTCATTCTCTCAGCCTTAACTTACGTTTCACAATGAATAACAGAGAAACCGAATATGTAAATTATCCCGATGAGGAAGGTATCAGGAGCTCAAGCGCCACGAACACTCTGACCCACCTATGGATTATAGTGATGGTGGAGTAGGCTCCATTGTTGATTCATGGCGACTGTTGTCAACAAACCTGGGTCAACTGCAGCATGAATCGAGTGGTTGTGTGATTGGGATTGGAACAAAACTGCAACCTTATTGTGATATCAGACTGGTTACATAGTATTGTGCAAGAGCCTGTTTATTTATCATAGTAACAGAATAGCAATTGTTATAATAGGTTAACAAAAAATAGTAATAGTTACTATAATAAAAGAAAAGCAATAAAAAACTGTTGGGAAATGTCAACTGACAACTCAATGTCCAAGTAGCTGTCTCATTTTGAACAACCAAGAACATTTTAACCAGTAAGAGTAAACGTGTCAAACAAACTAGTTATGTTAACCACTTGCGCCATGAAGACTAAAGTAGAAGCCAGTATTGAGAGGCAACATTGAACATGGTGCAGCACTGACACCTGCTGATTGCCGTACGGAAAGGGCATAACAATCCattggtcaaaaaaaaaaaaaatacttttcatCTCCGACTTATGTACACATTACATATTATCCAATTTCTCTATTCTAAATAAACTCCTCTTCCAAAGCATACTGCATTCTAACGAGTTGGCTTCAGCTGCCTTCAACACAGTTACGCAATACCATGTGTAAGTGTTCTCTATCAGTATTAGTCCAAGTACATAACAATGCCTTAAAGCCTTTTGGATCAACCCTACCTGAGGCTTTAATACTGTAAGGGAAATCTATCACACTGAATACGCTGCCATGTAGATCATTTTCCAGATGGGGCACACCTTTTTTCAACAAGGAGTAGGGGCAAATTACTTTCTTTTATAAAATGTATGCCATACTTTACCATGGATCTAAAGAGTTGGCCATAATCTTCTCGTCCGTTCCGGCTGAAGCTCATTAGGATTCAAGCAGTGCCAACTGTCCGTTTCTCAAGCGTTTTATTTAGGTGTGAAATTGAGCTTGCCTGGATGTTGTTTCTGTCTTGTAGTGCCGTGCTGGACTggtaaggggagggggagaagagagacagcATGTCTTCTCATCGCTTCTCCAGTTTCTTGAATTTTGCCTCTGAGCAGATACAaagatttataaataaataaataaataattcaacaGCATGAAATTCTCACGAAACAAAGTGCACAATATTCAAGTGAAGAGTTTTTGATTTGGGAAACTGAGGAGGGCATGAAGAAGCCATGTGCATGGAAGACTATCTGTGAGGTAAGAGTGCCATCTGCTGTTCAAGGTTGTAATGGGCAGCACAATGTGGTTGAACTATTTTAAGGCTTCAGTATGTCCAACATACCAGAAATAGACAGGACTGACATTCAAAGAAAAGGCTCTGTGGCTCAGCTGATATACAGAAGCCTCTTTTTAGCTTTCATTATTCTCCATAATAAAGTCTCTTAATGCAATTATGTCTTTCAGTTTTCAATTACAACTGTTCAAATAAGTGTTTTGTAAACACACTCAAAATAATTGTATAATGTCATACCAAGCTTCTTGGAGTATGCATCTAGTTTGTAAGCAGCCTGTTCCAGAGATGATACCTGTTCTtcaatttgatttatttgatcCAGGTAAGGTTGAAGGCTGGCatctgaaacacacaaaaacaattttCATGGCAACAAAAATCAGGTAAGTGTGTAaatgtcggtctgtctgtccagacacacacacacagtactttTTAGCGTACAGCAGCACGTGGTATAGCATGTATCATCCAGCAGAAGTCCCACGTTGCTGGGTTACTCCAAGACGCGTTGGTTAAGTATTAGTATACTACAACCATAACAGACGCACATTCTTCAGAGTTCAGAGGTGCCTTGTCTATGCTATTCGGATCATAGACATTGCAATGGATATAAGATAGTAAATTGTATCTCAAGGTTGTACCCAATATAAATATTCAAGTATTCACATAAAAGAACACGCACTGCCACAGTGGTAGTGTGTACGAGTACTTCTCAGGTCCAGTCAAATGCTCGATTTCTGGTATTGACACACCTCagccagaaaataaaaacaaatgactTTCTAGCAAATTAAACACAATATTAGAACCTGACCTGTTGGCTGATTTTATTGCCTATATTAGCCTATCACAGATATATCGTATCGGCATATATGTTTGCCAATATGAAAGCTTAATAAATGTTGATTTATAAATGTCATTTCATCCCTTTATAAATCCTCTACTTTTATGGTTGAACCTCCAAATTCTTAAACTGAGTATATCCACATAAACACTCCCAACAATAACTGTTTGACATTATGGTATGGACGAAGGTTGGTAGCTCCTCCCCATACAGTTCATTGGTTCCTTTAGCTCAGGATTTGCATGTTATGTTGTGGGTGAGCCACAAATCCAAAGGAACTGCTCCACTCCTAGCATTGATACAATATTGTATCAACCGATATATAAACCAATATATCTTCACCTAGATAGCCAGTcatctgcatagccaccctgtcccaccccacccacttattgtatgttgtgcgtcctggcacttaatgtatgcacttattgtatgttgtattaagttatagtacttagttgtgaagcatcttatcctagctatcattgttgcatacggggaatgggttaacctagcaattgttggTGCTTGTACTTGATTCTACGAACATCCTATATAACtataccgacagcgatatatagtttcaatttcttctgacaaatgtacttattgtaagtcactttggataaaggcgtctgctaaatgccacacacacacacacacacacacactagtggtgGGCATGGATTATttaattaatctagattaaaatggcaaatggcaaaaaatctgtctgtttaccttgacagcggtcaattatactgggcaatggtgatttatcgaatataattcaccgccggaagttgtgaagtgcccatgcaagtgaacggagcataaacaaaaataattgacagctgaacgttgggaaggcccatgcaagtgaatggagcagtctacagcattgagaagagccgtgtaatgatccataataatgtaaggtttagaagttaaatatttgaaagttgtagaataaattaatataatttatattggagttaatttgctagaaatgtacttacaatttttagtcagttaatcatttacatatttatgttacacaattattacatatttacatgtttacatttaacagtcaggatattctgttgaatctgcctctctgattccctcacggttacctcagtctaaattatagcttctgattggttagttcagtcacgtgaagggtccgaacaaggaagtgtttgaaaatagattaacggcgatatttttttttatcgcacgatAAAATTTTCccgttaacgcagccgttaacgccgataacgtcccaccactaatatatatatattatatatatacacacactttcaaTATCGGCCCAAAAATCGAGTATCAGCTGAtactcgacacacacacacacacacacacacacacacacacacacacacacacacacacacacacacacacacacacacacacacacacacacacacacacacacacacacacacacacacacacacacacatttgttgttgAGGTCTTGCAGGTTACGGCTTATGTTGATGCTGATGTCCTTCATCTCCATGTACTTGAGACTGGTCAGCTTGTTCATGTTCTCCAGCAGCCGGTAATCCTCACATGTTGctgtgtggggaggaggagaaaggtaGGAGTGGAAGCAGGATAAAAATAGATCAATGACATTCTACCATGTTTTGTGGTAGTCAACTCTTGTGTGAGAACGACTGTAGTACTTTTGTATTGAGGACCTTGTGTtgttttgcattgcattgcatcatTATAGCTTGTGTACTTTGTCTATGTACTGTGTTAAAATATGAGCCCCATTGTCtgtgaaaatgcatttcctCTTTAAAGACGCAACATTACTATACATCAACTCAGATGTTTCCAGAGTTAGACGTACACAGTTTCTGCATCATCAACATTTTTGCCAGCCTCAACCAACTAGTTGGTGCTAAGAACAAACGTACTGTTCGTTTACTAAGAACATGGGGCTtagaataaatattataatCAATTGTTATTTTCAGACATTTCTACATGTGCTCAGACAAAAGGTTACACAACTTGGTATGAACAGGGATAAGAGCAAAAAGAAGATGAAACCTGTGAGTTCTCCTTGTAGAAATATTGCCATCTTGTCAAACATGTCAGTGCAAAGCTCATTAATGTCGGGTTCTGCAGGCTCCACAGCCTCCTCTGCCGTCTCCACTCCACCatcaccttaacacacacacaaaataattcttacttttttttctaaatcaatGATGTTATAACCGAGAAGGACAGCAATAGCAATCCCGTGTTATTACACCGTTGTTATCGATATCGTAGTGGAAATTAAGCGTATTGGCATAAAGTCAAGAGAAATTACAAATAAACATGCATattgttaggctatatattgttCATTCATTCTATACAACTATGATATGAATTTTTGTACAACACGATGACGTTATTTAAAGCCCAAGGCAAGCAGAAAATAAACGGATGCATGATAAACAAGGCATAGACGTGATACGGACCAGAAACCTACAAAAGTAAAAGCATTGGACGGCTGGAAGTGTAGCCTACTTGTGGTAAGTTACCGTTCCTCTAATGTCATCGCGTAGCTAGCCAAGTTGCCTTGAACCGACATCAACTCAATACTCACTGTTCGTGCTTGGCTTCTTGAGCGCTGGTGCAAGAGGTTCCACTGCATCTTCCAAGCTCTCGCCGTGAGGGACGGTGGTTCCTGTCAGATTTAACGCAGTCGGATGGGCCATTACCACCCTGGAGATGCTGTCCATATCAGCAGCTTTCTCACCCGTTGCAGCCATTTTCTGTTGTTAGCTTTTCCTCGTCACATGATTTTAATTTCCACGTGATGTACTTCTACACGAATGAAATCACTATGCCACACCCTTTTATTGTCAGGTGGCTAACTGATATAGTATACGCCGCGTAAAACAATTTAAAATAGATATTTTAATAATATTATCTCATAGATGTTGATGCGCGTTACACTGGTCCACACATAAATTACCTAATTATAACCGTAATTGGATTGATTGCAAAGTCaaattaattatatttttgtccATAGCCCCTAATATCCTAACCTATATTTGAATAATAGTAGACATTTTGAAAATAAGAACCAGGCGTTATGAAAACATCCCTTTTGGGCGGGTAAGGGTGACGCACTCCACGCATCCTCGGAAACGTATGGCGCTGTTGTGGGAATCCATCGTGACAGGTTAGCAGTGGACTGTAAACATGGCGGCGTGCACGGCGACAGGGCTGTGCTCCATACCCCGCTGCTACTAGTCTGAGAGACGGAGACGCGCTGAACATGGAGACTGAAGAGGAGCAGCATATGACAACGCTCCTATGCATGGGCTTTCCAGACCCCGTTGCAATACGGAAAGCGCTTCGCTTGGCAAAGAATGATATAAACGAGGCAGTCGCGCTTCTAACGAACGAAAGCCCCGGACTCGGGTATGGTTATGAGCCAATGGAGAGTGGGCCTACCACCGGCTCGGGGacaggaggagacggggaaaACAGCGGGCGTACTGGGACGGGGGGTTTTGATCCCCCGCCTGCATACCACGATGTAGTGGACAGCGAGGTAAGGCCAGATACAGCCTTTCTTCAACCAGCAGCAAGGGAATTCTTGGGAATGTGTGAAAGTATGCGTTATACCAGTAATTTAGCACTATAGACCAGAGGGATCGCCCATTAGGCGAAATCACTGCTAGCTTAACATCAAGTATATCTGTCAAAGCAGGAGGGAAAGGTCGAGGCATGCACTCTCAATCCAATAGACTATAACGTTGAGAACGATTGACTTGGGCGGACGAAGACCGTGTGATAAATGTAAAACCCGTTTTGAACATGGTTCGCACTGTGGTTTGCTGTCAACTCCAAGCGGCTAACCAAGGAGCGGCTAGCTAGCCGGGACGTTATGCTGCCCGCGCGGTTCTCcgagtagcagcagtagtactGTGCTGGCAGGGTTAAGTTAAGGTGTAACTGGATTCACGTTTTAGTCTCAATAGGGAGTAAAATAATCAACCAAATGATTCAATACATTAACCACTGCACAGGTAAATTTGCTTCACGTAAAAGCTATCGTTAGCCCTTGCCCCTTATCGTAAAGCAAGGCAGTGTCAACCATGGATTCCTGCATAACCTTTTCTAGTGCATTTGAGAAACCGTATGGATTTCGCAATTCTTAACATTTAGCCACTTCAAGCACGACCCAAGATCTTTGCTGTTTGTTCGTCATCTTTATGCCATTGGAAAAAAAGCTGCCCATATGTTTAAAATGCTACCATTTTATGCCATTACGACGAATCGTTTTGTCAGTATAGCAAACCACTTACTGGTCCTCTCTGGACCACTGGTTTATCCTCTTCTTTCTGGGCAGCTTGAAGACCAGTTCCATGAACAGTTCTCATTTCTAAATAACTACCTTATGACATGTTCGCATAATATCGTACGCACTGCCTATAAGAAAGTTGTTCATACATTATGACCGCTCAAGCAAGGCTAATGGTTGAGCTGTAATGAGTTAGCAAGCAACCCGTACACCTGTTGCATTCCAACATGGCCTAAGCAAAGAAACGTTAATCATTACTACTCTAATGTTGACCTTTAAATCATCGCACAGCACTGGTGTGTCAGCCttcatgtatttgttttatgttaCTTACTACTACTAGTGTAGAACTCAAATATTTTGAGTGAGCTCAATATGTCTTATCCAGTTATGGTCTTTCATTGCCAATGGTAGTTAATGCTAATTAGACCCTGTAGTTAAAAACGATGATACTGGAATGAGAGGAATTAACCTGAACAGGAGAAATTGAATTTGCTTAGTCTAACACTTCTGTTTGTTTACTGTCAATTGGCAACATTTCTTTTCCCTTTTAGATAATATTTCACCTTATTCCTAGGACATCAGTAGTTCTCAGCATTAAGGAAAAATACAGATTTTATTCATCTCCTCATGCAACATTTTATTCATACTTATTTTATACTTCGGCGGCCTGTCATAGTTCTTTAGCCCCATATTACGCTCCTAAATATAGTctctccacaaacacacacacaaacacacacactgcagtatTTTGCTGAGGTGGGGGTCCCAGGGGGGTCATAAGGGTGCATGGTAACAGACTGGTGCGGGATTGGTTACCTCTCTGTTCTGTGCAGATAGAAACATGGAGATGATCCCCTTGAGAAGCCTAGCCTTTCATTCTCCCTCATTCCCTGCCTATCTGCATTTCtcatattttgttttttggaaAAGCCTCCCATATTCCACTTATTGCCTTTAGATACTCTTTATACAGTATATGTCACTAGTAAGTTTGATGTCTCGAGACATCTAGGTTTTAAGCAGTCATGACTCATGTGGCTCCATTAGTGACTGGAGgcgatgttttttttgtattcggAAATCGAATGGTTCTTATTGGGTATTCTCTCCAAAAAGTTTCCTCTTGGTTGCCTTTCACTACCTTTGTCTAATGTCATAGCAGGTTTCATCTCTCATTCTCCACACCCCCTggcatgcatccatccatccatctttcaTCTCTTTTTCACTTCAAACGGGAGAAGATGAAATGTGATACTTCTTCTTTGCATCTCCCTTCTCCATTCCTTCCTGGCTCTTGTTCAGTGTGCAGACCATCTACATATACATCAACAAGGTTATTAAATATGCAGTAAGATACGCCATGGGCATTGTTTAAAGGTAATCTGTTTCGTAGCTATGTTCATCAGCCTTTGGATAAGTTTTTCACAATTGTTTAAACACATTAATTGGAATATCAGACACAATGTGCACCTGAAACTCATGAACCAACTGCCAAACCAATTCTGCTGAACTCTAAGCACATTTTCTGCTTTAGACTCGGATGCCCATTCCAACCCACAAATTTttcacaacactacacacaattcTCTATATCTTGCACACTCTTCCTGAATTCCCTCTTGGTGTTCACACAGAACACACTGCCAATCACATTTCTAAGCTCCAAAGGCTGTTGTGCAACTAGCAATCTGCAATTTGCTGTAGAGCAATCTAAAATTTGCTTTTAACTTTACGGTATTGCCTATTTTCCGTTATCTCTTTCATTTCATCCCGTTATAGTTATAGGAGGTTTATTATTATCCCAAAGGGAAACTTGGTTGCAGGAAGGTTACTGTAACAGATACGTAAAAGCATACAAGAAATACATTACTGTAAGACATCAACAATGACCAATAAAGTtaagacacggacacacaggcaacacacaacagacaagTCTGGAATTCAGTATTCTGCAAATTTAGCAAGGATATTGCCCAAGTTAAAAATGAATTTTTGGTCCTATTGCATCTACAAAAAGGCACTCTGAGTCTCCGTCCTGAGGTGAGAACCTCAAAATGATTGTGAAGGGGGTGGCTTTTGCAGTCTAAAATCTAGTTGGCTTTACGGACGACCTGTTCCTTGAAGATATATTTCATCCTTTTTGCTGTGCTTTACCTTAGACTCCACAC
It includes:
- the bloc1s2 gene encoding biogenesis of lysosome-related organelles complex 1 subunit 2; the encoded protein is MAATGEKAADMDSISRVVMAHPTALNLTGTTVPHGESLEDAVEPLAPALKKPSTNSDGGVETAEEAVEPAEPDINELCTDMFDKMAIFLQGELTATCEDYRLLENMNKLTSLKYMEMKDISINISRNLQDLNNKYASLQPYLDQINQIEEQVSSLEQAAYKLDAYSKKLEAKFKKLEKR